TGGTTGTGTTGTTTCACCCGCAGATAAAGCAGTACTGCCAAGAACAGCTGCTGAAGCTACAAGAGAACTTTTTAGGAACTCTCTTCTTTGCATAAATTTTCCTTAATATAATTATAATAATTGTCCGGCAAAATTATAGCACTTTTCTATTAAAGAGTTTTGAATTTTTGCGCTTAAATATACTCTTGTGATAGTTTTTTGATTTTCCTATAAATCTTTTCAAAATCCGTAGAGTATACACGGTTGTTTGCGATCGAAGTTATAAAGTTAGTATCTCGCTCCCAACGTGGCACTAAATGTAAGTGTATATGTTCTGCTATCCCTGCTCCGCCAGCTTTCCCTAAATTCATACCAAGGTTGACACCATGAGCACCGAGACCCTCTTTTAAGAGTCTTACACCTTTTTGTGCTAAAGCTGTTATATGGAGCCAAACATCACTCTCTAAATCTTCTAACTTATCTGTATGATAATGAGGAATAATCATGAAATGTCCAGGTGTATAAGGATACCTATTCATAACTATAAAACAATGTTCGTCACGATATACTACATGGAGTTTTTCATCATCTTGGGAATTTGTGCTTATATGGCAAAACACACACCCTTCGATCTTTTCGTTTGTTACGTATTCATCACGCCAAGGTGCATATAAGATATCTTCCACACTTTCCCTTTTTTACAAAGATTATATCGTGATCTTTTTTAAATAAAAGCAAACACCAAATCAGGGAAAAGGATCACGAGAGCCAAAGCTACCAACTGTAGTAAAATAAAAGGTATAACCCCTTTATAGATTTGCATAGTTGTAATACTATCTTTTGCCGCCCCTTTTAAAAAGAAAAGACTTAGTCCAAACGGCGGCGTTAAAAATGAAGCCTGCAGATTGAGTGCTATTAAAATTGCAAACCAGATAGGATCAATTCCAAAAGCATGCATAACAGGGACAAGTATAGGGACAATAATAAAGCTGATCTCTATAAAGTCTATAAAAAATCCAAGTATAAAAATACTCAGCATTGCAATCGCTATAAAGACCCAAACATCTCCAATATCCTCAGAGAAAAATTCCAATATCAGATCAGTTCCGCCAAGTTCGTTAAAAACCAATGAAAAAGCGGTTGCACCTATTAAAATCATAAAAATCATACCACTTAACTTCATCGTCTCATAAAGTGCATACTTGACCATTTTTTTACTAAGTGTTTTATTTATCGTAGCTAAAATAAAACCACCCAATACTCCAAAAGCTGCCGATTCAGTAGGTGATGCGATTCCGGCAAAAATACTTCCAAGAACAGCTACCATTAAAAGAAGCGGCGGGATAATGGCATATAAAAGTTCAAAAACAGAAACTTTCTCTTCACTCACAAGGGCCGGAGCATCTTCTTTGTTAATAAATGCGCGAATTAAAATATAAACTATATAGAGCCCAACTAGTACAAGTCCCGGTAATACGGCACCCATAAATAACTCACCCACACTCACACTCATCACATCACCAAGGACAATCAAGATGATAGATGGAGGGATAATCTGACCGAGTGTCCCACTTGAAGCGATCGTACCGCCAGCAAGAGATTTATTGTACCCTGCTTTTAGCATTAATGGTAATGCGATCACACTCATCATAACAACACTTGCAGAGACGATCCCCGTTGATGCCGCAAGAATAGCTCCAACCAGTACGACACTCACTCCAAGTCCACCGCGTACACCCTTAAAAAGTGAAGACATTGAGAGTAAAAGCTTTTCAGCCATACCTGATTTCTCTAAAATAAGTCCCATCATTATAAATAGCGGGACAGCCATCAAAGTAGAGTTACTCATAATCCCATAAATTCTAAACGGCAAGATGTTAAAGACTTCAAATCCTACATCAGGTGTAAAAAAAGCAAAGATCATGGCAACTGCACCAAATGCAAATGCTACCGGGATTCCAAAAAGTAAAAGAGCAAGAGCTACTAAAAACATTATCAGTGCTATCATAAACTTCTCCACTCTTGTATATCAGTGACTAACTCTTTTAGTGCTTGCAATACCACTAGTCCAAATGCTATAGGGATCAAAGATTTTACGATCCATCTATACGGCAGACCTCCAGGATCACTTGAAGCTTCATTTTGTACAAAACTCATCTCAACAAACCCAAGAGAGATATAGATGATTAAAAATGCAAAAGGGAGGATAAATAAAACATAGGCCAAAAGATTGACCATTAATTGTGTTTTACGAGAGAATTTATCATAAAAGATATCTACCCGCACATGGGCATTGTGTTTAAGTGTATAAGCGATGCTCAGTAGTATTACCACATCAAAAAAATGCCACTGCAACTCTTGAAGTGCCGTTGAGCCTTCCGAGAAAAGATATCTCAGAGTTGCATCATACACTACAAGTACTACAAGCGAAGCCATAATAAAAGCGGTAAAGTATGAGATATACTTTGTTAGAGTGTCAATAAACTTCATTATATAAAGTTAGGTGCATCATTCGCAAAAAGAATGATATCTCCGGCTTTTGTCTGTTTTGTCAGCAAGTCTGTAAGTTTTGACTTGTCTGCCAGGATAAATTTATGTTTAACATCCAGGTTTTTATCAAAAAGGTCGGCATTAAGTGCACCTGTTACGATCACAGTATCAAACACCTTATTGATCGCTTCAATCAGTTTTAGATTTAACTCATCACTACTCTCAACTAAGCCCGGTGTTACAATCACTTTATCTCCGGAGTGAAGGGAACAAAGTCTTACACCCTCAAGCATACCGTCAATATTGCCGTTATAACCATCATCTATGATTATTTTTCCGCCCGCTTCGATCTTTTGAAGACGGTGTTCAACCGGTTCTAAGTTTGCAACCGCTTCTTTAATCTCATCATTACTCATACCAAACTGTTTTGCGATTCGGATGGCAACAGCTATATTCATTGTTTGGAATTCACCCAATACGTTTGTATGTAAAGTAAGTTTTTCGCCGTCAAGGTCTATAGTAAAATCTATTCCGTTGATATCTGCAACTATATCACTGATCTCGTCTCCAAAAAAAGTCACTTTCTCATGCGGTTCGTTCGTTACCG
Above is a window of Sulfurimonas marina DNA encoding:
- a CDS encoding HIT family protein, whose protein sequence is MEDILYAPWRDEYVTNEKIEGCVFCHISTNSQDDEKLHVVYRDEHCFIVMNRYPYTPGHFMIIPHYHTDKLEDLESDVWLHITALAQKGVRLLKEGLGAHGVNLGMNLGKAGGAGIAEHIHLHLVPRWERDTNFITSIANNRVYSTDFEKIYRKIKKLSQEYI
- a CDS encoding TRAP transporter large permease — its product is MIALIMFLVALALLLFGIPVAFAFGAVAMIFAFFTPDVGFEVFNILPFRIYGIMSNSTLMAVPLFIMMGLILEKSGMAEKLLLSMSSLFKGVRGGLGVSVVLVGAILAASTGIVSASVVMMSVIALPLMLKAGYNKSLAGGTIASSGTLGQIIPPSIILIVLGDVMSVSVGELFMGAVLPGLVLVGLYIVYILIRAFINKEDAPALVSEEKVSVFELLYAIIPPLLLMVAVLGSIFAGIASPTESAAFGVLGGFILATINKTLSKKMVKYALYETMKLSGMIFMILIGATAFSLVFNELGGTDLILEFFSEDIGDVWVFIAIAMLSIFILGFFIDFIEISFIIVPILVPVMHAFGIDPIWFAILIALNLQASFLTPPFGLSLFFLKGAAKDSITTMQIYKGVIPFILLQLVALALVILFPDLVFAFI
- a CDS encoding TRAP transporter small permease subunit, translating into MKFIDTLTKYISYFTAFIMASLVVLVVYDATLRYLFSEGSTALQELQWHFFDVVILLSIAYTLKHNAHVRVDIFYDKFSRKTQLMVNLLAYVLFILPFAFLIIYISLGFVEMSFVQNEASSDPGGLPYRWIVKSLIPIAFGLVVLQALKELVTDIQEWRSL